A stretch of the Deinococcus reticulitermitis genome encodes the following:
- a CDS encoding PASTA domain-containing protein encodes MTGVDTKQAGTPQIIDGKYPVVRELSREGNVTLYEVQSAQGQGTPRQVAWFDIATPADRQSFHAYRTALRAVAPAGLSDVVARPGAYYAVWQPLSGTPLAELLSSGVKKRQETIDAVEALAAKLADHGFALEDADIVVSAEQPSVAYLRPTAPRSAPDLAARNAPILGALRGGRVRRKRQPGAWLTFVPGLLLLAGAGWLGAQAAQIYLNPPVAEVARVIGSEAANAAGQLTRAGFRVEYTYGESAGAAVGAVIRQEPDGGTALPIGRLVVLTVNKPQPLVVPKLEDLTLAQAQAPLKDNALKLGKVVRVDGTASKTPEGRIIAQIPPPGSSSQRGQPIQVVVSTGIRGEETWIADLRGMTFEQAREHARAAGLVVTTWTKQPSDRLPNTVLAQEPAPFERVTVGSPVKLVLAAVKYSPPTAPAAPLPIPPPYVPPQPVQPAPDPAAPGQTTPGQPAPGQPSPEGTAPEQTLPTQNAPAPGTSSEVPAAPPTPEPAPAAEPSVPEVPEGAVVADPSQTRQVNLNYTFPSDLPAGTYTISVLDADGEREIMPGVDAAQVAGRLAQAPQAVRGDAVFIIRRDGNEYTRVSPQ; translated from the coding sequence ATGACCGGGGTGGATACCAAACAGGCGGGAACGCCACAGATCATCGACGGCAAGTACCCGGTGGTCCGCGAGCTGTCGCGTGAGGGCAACGTCACCCTCTACGAGGTGCAATCGGCCCAGGGTCAGGGGACGCCCCGGCAGGTCGCTTGGTTTGACATCGCTACGCCCGCCGACCGCCAGAGCTTTCACGCCTACCGCACCGCGCTGCGGGCGGTGGCGCCCGCCGGCCTGAGCGACGTGGTGGCCCGCCCCGGCGCCTACTACGCGGTATGGCAGCCCCTGAGCGGCACCCCGCTCGCCGAACTGCTCTCTTCCGGCGTCAAGAAGCGGCAGGAAACCATCGACGCGGTCGAAGCCCTGGCCGCCAAACTCGCCGACCACGGCTTCGCGCTCGAAGACGCCGACATCGTGGTGAGCGCGGAGCAGCCGAGCGTGGCCTACCTGCGCCCGACGGCGCCGCGCAGCGCCCCCGACCTCGCGGCGCGCAACGCCCCCATCCTGGGGGCCCTGCGGGGAGGCCGGGTCAGGCGCAAGCGGCAGCCGGGCGCGTGGCTCACCTTTGTGCCAGGGCTGCTGCTGCTTGCCGGCGCCGGCTGGCTCGGGGCGCAGGCCGCACAGATCTACCTCAACCCCCCGGTGGCCGAGGTCGCCCGCGTGATCGGCAGCGAGGCAGCGAACGCGGCGGGCCAGCTCACGCGGGCGGGCTTCCGGGTGGAGTACACCTACGGCGAGAGCGCCGGCGCGGCGGTGGGCGCGGTGATCCGTCAGGAGCCCGACGGCGGCACCGCGCTGCCGATCGGGCGCCTGGTGGTCCTCACCGTCAACAAGCCGCAGCCCCTCGTCGTGCCCAAGCTCGAAGACCTGACGCTCGCGCAGGCGCAGGCTCCCCTCAAGGACAACGCACTCAAGCTCGGTAAGGTTGTGCGGGTGGACGGCACCGCGAGCAAGACCCCGGAAGGACGCATCATCGCGCAGATTCCGCCGCCCGGGTCTTCGAGCCAGCGCGGGCAGCCGATTCAGGTGGTCGTGAGCACCGGGATTCGGGGCGAAGAAACCTGGATCGCCGACCTGCGCGGCATGACCTTCGAGCAGGCCCGCGAGCACGCCCGCGCCGCCGGGCTCGTCGTCACGACCTGGACCAAGCAGCCGAGCGACCGCCTGCCCAATACCGTGCTCGCCCAGGAGCCGGCCCCCTTCGAGCGCGTGACGGTGGGCAGCCCGGTCAAGCTGGTGCTCGCCGCCGTCAAGTATTCGCCCCCCACGGCGCCCGCTGCGCCGCTGCCGATCCCGCCGCCCTACGTGCCGCCGCAGCCCGTTCAGCCTGCTCCAGACCCCGCCGCTCCCGGCCAAACGACTCCAGGTCAGCCGGCCCCGGGCCAGCCCAGCCCAGAAGGGACGGCCCCCGAGCAGACGCTGCCCACCCAGAACGCGCCTGCGCCGGGCACCAGCTCCGAAGTCCCGGCGGCCCCCCCCACGCCCGAGCCGGCGCCCGCAGCCGAGCCGAGCGTGCCGGAGGTCCCGGAAGGCGCGGTGGTGGCCGACCCGTCGCAGACCCGGCAGGTCAACCTGAACTACACCTTCCCGAGCGATCTGCCGGCGGGTACCTACACAATCAGCGTGCTGGACGCCGACGGCGAGCGCGAGATCATGCCGGGCGTCGATGCCGCGCAGGTCGCGGGCCGGCTCGCCCAGGCCCCGCAGGCGGTGCGCGGCGACGCCGTGTTCATCATCCGGCGCGACGGCAACGAGTACACGCGGGTCTCGCCTCAGTAG
- a CDS encoding DUF1345 domain-containing protein: MLPPRAAHHAPPAAWRLLLGALVAAALLAILPRSWEWEARGLAAWVGFCAANLLRVLPLLGSSPERTEAVATREDETHAAAAALTIGAALVSLGAALLTLRQSGQEHGAAALRLSALAFLTVALSWVLVQLEYTLHYARRFYQDGAGVVFLSPDPAQPLNNPAYLDFAYLAFTIGMTFQVSDTNLNTPQMRQLLLGHALLSYLFSVVIIGVTVSAVAGLVG; this comes from the coding sequence ATGCTCCCTCCACGCGCCGCGCATCACGCGCCCCCGGCCGCCTGGCGACTGCTGCTGGGCGCACTCGTCGCTGCCGCGTTGCTGGCGATTCTGCCGCGCAGCTGGGAGTGGGAAGCGCGGGGCCTGGCCGCGTGGGTGGGGTTTTGTGCCGCCAACCTGCTGCGGGTGCTGCCGCTGCTCGGCAGTTCCCCCGAGCGCACCGAGGCCGTCGCCACGCGCGAGGACGAGACCCACGCGGCGGCGGCGGCCCTGACGATCGGCGCGGCGCTCGTGAGCCTCGGAGCGGCCCTGCTCACCCTGCGGCAGTCGGGGCAGGAGCATGGAGCGGCGGCGCTGCGGCTCAGCGCCCTCGCCTTCCTGACGGTGGCCCTGTCGTGGGTGCTCGTGCAGCTCGAATACACGCTGCACTACGCGCGGCGTTTTTATCAGGACGGCGCGGGCGTGGTGTTTCTCAGCCCTGACCCGGCGCAGCCCCTCAACAACCCGGCTTACCTGGATTTCGCCTACCTCGCGTTCACCATCGGGATGACCTTCCAGGTCAGCGACACCAACCTCAACACGCCGCAGATGCGCCAATTGCTGCTCGGGCACGCGCTGCTGTCGTACCTCTTCAGCGTGGTGATTATCGGAGTGACGGTGAGCGCGGTGGCGGGCCTGGTGGGCTAA
- the rnr gene encoding ribonuclease R, whose product MPKKSKKDLAPELPTSSSPDAQVQPEKKSRRKTSAPSAAEAAPTKGRRVAAQTHEESGAALAIQAPVTESAPAPVGAPAPAKRGRKPKAAGPSAEAEALPAPQPRRGRQSQMAAAPMPTSAEEQPEEAPLGGTTETGAGGHEAPVPVLPAEGSAPVKRGRKPRALRPAAPAAEAPTEESAGGPAAEEPVPTPRRRGRQPRLQPTRSQEDTAPQTEEAQPLILEVPKPARTGRRAGSRKAQAAPLSDVLEGVEAVEVGGAAEEGEAAPLEAALAHATALVISHTAKEPPVDSPAVLEADEDEDAPPVTPQPRAGRRNRQASPAGREAAGTGDAASLAAAPEPEESGDEESGLSTEAALVIGQLRKLGRPVHVRDLERTFTRQALDRLGGWRHMTDLLEDLVGLGQVVRTRKKTYGLPEAMSLVRGRFQASAAGFGFVVPDSGGEDYYVSPDKTMEAWNGDIVLVRMDGRGDGREGKGGRRGQRGDGNPRATVVRIVQRAYKQLVGTLEFSHGHPILKPDDHRARHRILLLPEGLGELEAGARVVSELYWPENTGEDEVFGQVVRVLGAEDDPETETEAVIVKYGLRGEFPDEVLEQANAIPVEIPEEALIGRLDLREFNIFTVDGRDAKDFDDAIHIQPVPDGNFVVGVHIADVSHYVAEDTPLGDEAYARATSVYLPGRVLPMLPEHLSNGVCSLVPYQDRLTMTALIELSPEGEILDVKITPSVINSKARLTYDEVQAYSEGAATLPEHARHLEGDLHLLLKITTKLRQRRLREGSLDFKLREVKVDVDKDGRMELIPIREETARGMIEDLMLLANKVVARFLLEREIPTLFRVHEEPTLQKFQEVTGAIGRLGFAFPGGEPTPQAYQDVLKQVRGTGRESVVNTLLLRSMQQAKYAGENLGHFGLAFDEYLHFTSPIRRYPDLVVHRTLRKVLADEWKAGSREVAQFSGRLPAMGEHTSERERTAAEAERDLTKYYQCKWAQEHLGESFFGNVSGVVSSGLYVALENGVEGKLHISHLDDDYYIYIEDAQMLKGRSSGRSFRLGDPVEITISAVKPLARQTDLTLADPSDPEYQPGHIELPDAQRAGQTRSPSRSSQEKSMTDVKVRARRREDREQERQEKLKSLPVTQPKFTLDDDAPAPRPVPSPAGGRPRNGATNRGRTEGGRAPGRTFGGVPVDRSTTPGRGGPKRVITLERPRNEHLRPVNITVQRMYFGDWTTDHMPAEEGSSAARAGRERGYTRGERRGEGRGYTRGGNDRSAVRSPAGAQTRPPAPAAPVSAPPQTQAQVQTLDAPGEDAKRRRRRRGRRGSAASPGTE is encoded by the coding sequence ATGCCAAAAAAGAGCAAGAAGGACCTTGCGCCCGAGCTGCCGACGAGCAGTTCCCCGGACGCCCAGGTTCAGCCCGAGAAAAAGAGTCGGCGGAAGACCTCCGCCCCGAGCGCGGCCGAGGCCGCACCCACAAAGGGCCGCCGGGTGGCAGCCCAGACCCACGAAGAGAGCGGAGCCGCGCTGGCCATCCAGGCGCCGGTGACCGAGAGCGCTCCCGCACCCGTTGGTGCCCCTGCACCCGCTAAACGGGGGCGCAAGCCCAAAGCTGCCGGCCCGTCAGCCGAAGCCGAGGCGTTGCCCGCCCCACAGCCCCGACGGGGCCGCCAATCCCAGATGGCGGCAGCTCCCATGCCCACGTCGGCCGAAGAACAGCCTGAGGAAGCGCCCCTGGGCGGAACCACAGAAACTGGCGCGGGAGGCCATGAGGCGCCTGTGCCCGTCCTGCCCGCCGAAGGGTCGGCGCCCGTCAAACGGGGCCGCAAGCCTCGGGCACTTCGCCCGGCGGCCCCTGCAGCAGAGGCCCCGACGGAGGAGTCAGCAGGGGGGCCGGCCGCGGAAGAACCCGTCCCCACCCCACGCCGGCGGGGACGCCAGCCCAGGCTTCAGCCCACACGGTCCCAGGAGGACACAGCCCCCCAGACCGAGGAAGCGCAGCCCCTGATCCTCGAAGTGCCGAAACCGGCCAGAACCGGGCGGCGGGCGGGCTCCCGTAAGGCGCAGGCCGCGCCGCTGAGTGATGTGCTCGAGGGCGTCGAGGCCGTTGAGGTCGGTGGGGCCGCCGAGGAGGGGGAAGCTGCTCCCCTGGAAGCGGCGCTGGCCCACGCCACGGCCCTCGTCATCTCGCACACGGCCAAGGAGCCGCCCGTCGATTCCCCCGCCGTGCTGGAGGCCGATGAGGACGAGGACGCGCCGCCGGTGACGCCTCAGCCCCGCGCAGGCCGCCGCAACCGCCAGGCCAGTCCGGCCGGGCGCGAGGCCGCTGGAACCGGGGACGCGGCCAGCCTCGCCGCTGCGCCCGAACCCGAGGAATCCGGAGACGAGGAGTCCGGCCTGAGCACCGAAGCCGCACTCGTGATCGGGCAGCTGCGCAAACTGGGTCGCCCGGTGCATGTGCGCGATCTGGAGCGGACCTTCACCCGCCAGGCGCTCGACCGGCTCGGCGGCTGGCGCCACATGACCGACCTGCTCGAGGACCTCGTGGGGTTGGGGCAGGTCGTGCGCACCCGCAAGAAGACCTACGGTCTGCCTGAGGCGATGAGTCTGGTGCGAGGACGGTTCCAGGCGTCAGCGGCGGGTTTTGGCTTCGTGGTGCCCGACTCGGGCGGCGAAGACTACTATGTCTCGCCCGACAAGACGATGGAAGCCTGGAACGGCGACATCGTGCTCGTGCGGATGGACGGGCGAGGCGACGGGCGCGAGGGCAAGGGGGGCCGGCGCGGCCAACGCGGCGACGGCAACCCGCGCGCCACGGTGGTCCGGATCGTGCAGCGGGCGTACAAGCAGCTCGTCGGCACGCTCGAATTCAGCCACGGTCACCCGATCCTGAAGCCCGACGACCACCGCGCCCGGCACCGCATCCTGCTGCTGCCCGAGGGCCTGGGTGAGCTGGAGGCCGGCGCCCGCGTCGTGAGCGAGCTGTACTGGCCCGAGAACACCGGGGAGGACGAGGTGTTCGGCCAGGTCGTTCGGGTGCTCGGCGCCGAGGACGACCCCGAAACCGAGACCGAAGCGGTGATCGTCAAGTACGGCCTGCGCGGTGAATTCCCGGACGAGGTGCTCGAACAGGCGAACGCCATTCCGGTGGAGATCCCGGAAGAAGCGCTTATCGGGCGGCTCGACCTGCGCGAGTTCAACATCTTCACGGTTGATGGACGCGACGCCAAGGACTTCGACGACGCGATTCATATCCAGCCCGTGCCTGACGGCAATTTCGTGGTCGGGGTGCATATCGCCGACGTGAGCCACTACGTCGCGGAAGACACCCCGCTCGGCGACGAGGCGTATGCCCGCGCCACCTCGGTCTACCTGCCGGGGCGGGTGCTGCCGATGCTGCCCGAGCACCTCAGCAACGGGGTGTGCAGCCTGGTGCCGTACCAGGACCGCCTCACGATGACGGCGCTGATCGAGCTGTCGCCCGAGGGCGAGATTCTCGACGTGAAGATCACCCCCAGCGTGATCAACTCCAAGGCCCGGCTTACCTACGACGAGGTGCAGGCCTACTCCGAGGGTGCAGCGACCCTGCCCGAGCACGCCCGGCACCTCGAAGGCGACCTGCACCTGCTGCTCAAGATCACGACCAAGCTGCGCCAGCGCCGGTTGCGCGAGGGCTCCCTCGACTTCAAGCTGCGCGAGGTCAAGGTGGACGTGGACAAAGACGGGCGCATGGAACTGATCCCGATCCGCGAGGAAACGGCGCGCGGCATGATCGAGGACCTGATGCTGCTCGCCAACAAGGTGGTCGCCCGCTTCCTGCTCGAGCGCGAGATTCCCACGCTCTTCCGCGTGCACGAGGAACCCACCCTCCAGAAGTTTCAGGAGGTCACGGGAGCGATCGGGCGCCTCGGCTTCGCGTTTCCCGGCGGCGAGCCCACCCCGCAGGCGTATCAGGACGTGCTCAAGCAGGTGCGCGGCACCGGGCGCGAGAGCGTGGTCAACACGCTGCTGCTCAGAAGCATGCAGCAGGCCAAGTACGCGGGCGAGAACCTCGGGCACTTCGGGCTGGCCTTCGACGAGTACCTGCACTTCACCTCACCGATCCGGCGCTACCCCGACCTCGTCGTGCACCGCACGCTGAGAAAGGTGCTGGCGGATGAGTGGAAGGCAGGCAGCCGCGAGGTCGCGCAGTTCAGTGGCCGCCTCCCGGCGATGGGCGAGCACACCTCCGAACGCGAGCGCACCGCCGCCGAGGCCGAGCGCGACCTCACGAAGTACTACCAGTGCAAGTGGGCGCAGGAACACCTCGGCGAGTCCTTCTTCGGCAACGTCTCAGGCGTGGTGTCGAGCGGGCTGTACGTTGCGCTCGAAAACGGGGTGGAAGGCAAGCTCCATATCAGCCACCTCGACGACGACTACTACATCTATATCGAAGACGCGCAGATGCTCAAGGGCCGCAGTTCGGGGCGGAGTTTCCGGCTCGGCGACCCTGTGGAGATCACCATCAGCGCCGTCAAGCCCCTCGCCCGCCAGACGGACCTCACCCTGGCCGACCCAAGCGATCCCGAGTACCAGCCTGGCCACATCGAGCTCCCCGACGCTCAGCGCGCTGGCCAGACCCGTTCCCCGAGCCGCAGCTCGCAGGAGAAGTCCATGACCGATGTCAAAGTCCGTGCCCGCCGCCGTGAGGACCGCGAGCAGGAGCGGCAGGAAAAGCTCAAGAGCCTGCCCGTCACCCAGCCCAAGTTCACGCTCGACGACGACGCGCCCGCGCCGCGCCCGGTGCCCAGCCCCGCAGGAGGCCGTCCGCGCAACGGCGCCACCAACCGGGGCCGCACCGAGGGGGGCCGTGCGCCGGGCCGCACCTTCGGCGGCGTGCCGGTCGACCGCTCGACCACCCCTGGACGCGGCGGACCCAAGCGCGTGATCACGCTGGAGCGTCCCCGCAACGAGCACCTGCGCCCGGTGAACATCACCGTGCAGCGCATGTACTTCGGGGACTGGACGACCGACCACATGCCTGCCGAAGAGGGCAGCAGTGCCGCGCGCGCCGGGCGCGAACGCGGCTACACCCGGGGCGAGCGCCGGGGCGAAGGACGCGGCTACACTCGCGGCGGCAACGACCGCAGCGCGGTTCGTTCGCCGGCGGGCGCCCAGACCCGGCCGCCGGCGCCGGCCGCTCCGGTCAGCGCCCCACCGCAGACTCAGGCCCAGGTTCAGACCCTGGACGCGCCCGGTGAGGACGCCAAGCGCCGCCGCCGCCGCCGGGGCCGCCGAGGCAGCGCGGCCAGCCCGGGCACGGAGTAA
- a CDS encoding exodeoxyribonuclease III produces the protein MLVSPTAAHRLKVTTLNANGLRGALRKGLAEWVAREAPDVLLLQEVRAAPMPEALPGYASAWFPAQKAGYSGVAIFSRLPLSDVRVGMPHAEMDAEGRVLSAVVAGVRFVSVYLPSGSSGEVRQGFKDRVLSDYQAWVSALLAEGTPVVIGGDYNVAHREIDLKNWRSNQKSSGFLPHERQWMTTHLASGLRDCHRDCLGDEAEYTWWSHRAGAFDRNVGWRIDYLLASGVEVSGVRVDRSVRLSDHAPLTGQMTLPRPGPERSVPQAELSQDA, from the coding sequence ATGCTCGTCTCCCCCACCGCTGCCCACCGCCTCAAAGTCACCACCTTGAACGCCAATGGACTGCGGGGCGCCCTGCGCAAGGGGCTGGCCGAGTGGGTCGCCCGTGAAGCGCCCGACGTGCTGCTTTTGCAAGAGGTCCGCGCCGCGCCGATGCCGGAGGCCCTGCCCGGCTACGCGTCGGCCTGGTTCCCGGCGCAGAAGGCCGGCTACAGCGGGGTGGCGATCTTCTCGCGCCTGCCGCTCTCGGACGTGCGCGTCGGAATGCCCCACGCCGAGATGGACGCCGAGGGCCGGGTGCTGAGTGCGGTGGTGGCCGGCGTACGTTTCGTGAGCGTCTACCTGCCGAGCGGCAGCTCCGGCGAGGTCCGTCAGGGCTTCAAAGACCGCGTTTTGAGCGACTATCAGGCCTGGGTCTCGGCCCTGCTCGCCGAGGGCACGCCGGTCGTGATCGGGGGAGACTACAACGTCGCGCACCGGGAGATTGACCTCAAAAACTGGCGGAGCAACCAGAAAAGCAGCGGCTTCCTCCCCCACGAGCGACAGTGGATGACCACGCACCTCGCCTCGGGGCTGCGCGACTGCCACCGCGACTGCCTGGGAGACGAGGCGGAATACACCTGGTGGAGTCACCGCGCGGGCGCCTTCGACCGGAATGTCGGCTGGCGCATCGACTACCTGCTCGCGAGCGGAGTCGAGGTCTCCGGGGTGCGCGTAGACCGCAGCGTGCGCCTGAGTGACCACGCGCCCCTGACCGGACAGATGACGCTGCCCAGGCCAGGGCCTGAGCGCAGTGTGCCGCAGGCAGAACTGAGCCAGGATGCCTAA
- a CDS encoding YqgE/AlgH family protein has product MSGPLTFLVASPHLQGSLFEGAVVLLLEHDVQGAMGLIVNLPTGQSVSELLSDLPGQEETTWLGGPVDPALGWCLYPHAVGLEGEVKLCEELHVTSSLEVLQAVARSGQRYMLLLGYCGWGSGQLTEEAREGSWVWVEQDSPELLWDVDAAERWDEALRRLGVTPGTIMPGGAQA; this is encoded by the coding sequence ATGAGTGGGCCTCTCACCTTTCTGGTCGCCAGCCCCCACCTGCAAGGCAGCTTGTTCGAGGGGGCCGTGGTGCTGCTGCTCGAACACGATGTCCAGGGGGCGATGGGGCTGATTGTCAATCTGCCCACCGGCCAGAGCGTCTCGGAACTGCTCAGCGACCTGCCGGGGCAGGAGGAGACGACCTGGCTGGGCGGCCCGGTGGACCCGGCGCTCGGCTGGTGCCTTTACCCGCACGCCGTGGGACTGGAGGGGGAGGTCAAGCTCTGCGAGGAGCTGCACGTCACGAGCAGCCTCGAGGTCCTCCAGGCCGTCGCCCGGAGCGGACAGCGCTACATGCTGCTGCTCGGCTACTGCGGCTGGGGAAGCGGGCAGCTCACCGAGGAGGCGCGTGAAGGCAGCTGGGTGTGGGTGGAACAAGACAGCCCCGAACTGCTCTGGGACGTGGACGCGGCCGAACGCTGGGACGAAGCGTTGCGGCGGCTGGGCGTCACCCCCGGAACGATCATGCCCGGCGGCGCCCAGGCCTGA